The Saccharomyces paradoxus chromosome VIII, complete sequence genome has a window encoding:
- the YAP1801 gene encoding Yap1801p (Protein of the AP180 family, involved in clathrin cage assembly~similar to YHR161C) produces the protein MTTYYKLVKGATKIKSAPPKQKYLDPILLGTSNEEDFYEIVKGLDSRINDTAWTIVYKSLLVVHLMIREGSKDVALRYYSRTLEFFDIENIRGSNSSASGDMRALDRYDNYLRVRCREFGKIKKDYVRDGYRTLKLNSNNYGSSRNKQHSINVALDHVESLEVQIQALIKNKYTQFDLSNELIIFGFKLLIQDLLALYNALNEGIITLLESFFELSHHNAERTLDLYKTFVDLTEHVVRYLKSGKTAGLKIPVIKHITTKLVRSLEEHLIEDDKTHNTFVPVDGSQDNSGSTVARSTAQERLEQIREQKRILEAQLKNEQVAISPAVTTVTAAQSYNPFGTDSSMQSNTLLAGANQAQQIANNPFVPQTQPQVMNTQTGRTDSVTLNAPEYAMVQHTVNTSPLQDPGVSAQQTGYYFINNHLTPTFTGAGFGGYSVSQDTTAASNQQISQSQAGSNNPFALHNAATIATGNPTHENVLNNPFSRPNFDEQNTGMPLQQQVISNPFQNQTYNQQQQLQQQKIPLSTINSVMTTPTSMHGSMNIPQRFDKMEFQANYTQNNFQQQQQQQGYHPSATATVNPIINTTGTAQPQAVPFYSQQVQQPQQPQTQQQVLGNRYTNNVNLIDM, from the coding sequence ATGACAACGTACTACAAGTTGGTGAAAGGTGCTACGAAGATCAAGTCGGCTCCGCCTAAACAGAAGTATCTAGACCCAATACTATTAGGGACCAGCAATGAGGAGGATTTCTATGAGATCGTAAAGGGTTTGGATTCCCGAATTAATGACACAGCTTGGACTATTGTGTATAAGTCTTTATTAGTAGTACATCTCATGATAAGGGAGGGTTCCAAAGATGTTGCATTGCGTTACTATTCTAGGACCCTGGAGTTTTTCGACATTGAGAACATACGTGGTTCCAACAGCAGTGCGTCTGGGGATATGAGGGCACTTGATAGGTACGATAATTACCTAAGGGTCAGATGTAGGGAGTTTGGTAAAATTAAAAAGGACTATGTGAGAGATGGTTACCGAACATTGAAGCTAAACAGTAACAACTACGGAAGTTCTAGAAACAAGCAACACTCTATCAACGTCGCACTAGACCACGTGGAGTCCTTGGAGGTCCAAATCCAAGCTCTGATTAAAAACAAGTATACACAGTTTGACCTGAGTAACGAATTAATCATATTTGGGTTCAAGCTGCTTATTCAAGACCTGTTGGCTCTATATAATGCTCTCAATGAAGGTATCATAACTTTACTGGAGTCTTTTTTCGAACTGTCTCATCACAATGCAGAGAGGACTCTGGACCTGTACAAGACGTTTGTGGATTTGACCGAACACGTTGTCAGGTACCTGAAGAGCGGGAAGACTGCGGGTTTGAAAATACCAGTCATCAAACACATTACTACAAAACTGGTCAGATCGCTAGAAGAGCATCTAATAGAGGATGACAAGACCCATAATACTTTTGTGCCAGTTGATGGTTCTCAAGACAACTCTGGTTCCACAGTAGCTAGATCTACTGCGCAGGAAAGGTTGGAGCAAATTCGTGAACAAAAAAGGATACTAGAGGCACAGTTAAAAAACGAACAAGTAGCGATATCCCCTGCTGTGACTACTGTCACAGCCGCTCAATCTTACAATCCGTTCGGAACAGATTCTTCCATGCAGTCTAACACTCTATTGGCGGGAGCTAATCAAGCACAACAGATCGCAAATAACCCGTTTGTACCTCAAACGCAACCGCAGGTGATGAATACACAGACTGGTCGTACAGATTCCGTAACTTTAAATGCCCCGGAATATGCGATGGTCCAACACACAGTGAATACGAGCCCTCTACAAGATCCCGGTGTAAGCGCCCAACAAACGGGTTActattttatcaataatcATTTAACTCCCACATTCACAGGCGCCGGATTTGGAGGATACTCCGTTTCACAAGATACAACTGCCGCTTCGAACCAGCAAATATCTCAATCACAAGCTGGTTCTAACAACCCATTCGCATTGCACAACGCTGCGACGATCGCAACGGGAAATCCCACGCACGAAAATGTCCTAAATAACCCATTTTCACGACCAAACTTCGATGAACAAAATACCGGTATGCCACTACAACAACAAGTAATAAGTaatccttttcaaaaccaaacgtataatcaacaacaacaactaCAGCAGCAAAAAATCCCTTTGAGCACGATCAATAGCGTCATGACAACTCCTACTAGTATGCACGGGTCGATGAATATTCCCCAACGTTTTGATAAAATGGAATTCCAAGCTAACTACACTCAAAATAATTTccagcagcaacaacaacaacaggGTTACCACCCGTCTGCAACCGCAACCGTCAACCCTATTATAAATACCACTGGAACCGCTCAACCTCAGGCTGTTCCTTTCTATTCGCAACAGGTACAACAGCCACAACAGCCTCAGACGCAGCAACAAGTTTTAGGGAACCGGTATACCAACAACGTCAACTTAATTGATATGTGA
- the PEX18 gene encoding Pex18p (Peroxin~similar to YHR160C) gives MNANQCQTNEVSKFVSSAEKGPFTGRENTPSFNRIGNGPNASPIFNNEIEQEFLQHSEGFNQTPSYIVVNPRTLQEQNHEFTAPNQSGNETSWVKDFRYSFPKNIESPVEYQFTNLNLNKELQESRIDSPSGFYSHKNFNIASFPVVDHQIFKTRGLKYPIDSHIDSLINAEFLELETSSLQEEIYTEEENSGTGQENEEVVIKSLASDIVEFCGNNSADKDVKERLNSSKFMGLMGNISDGSIVLKKDKGGARNLQKHIGFCFQNTGSWAGLEFHDVEDRIA, from the coding sequence atgaatGCCAACCAATGCCAAACCAATGAGGTGAGCAAGTTTGTTAGTAGTGCAGAGAAGGGCCCTTTTACAGGCAGGGAGAATACGCCTTCTTTTAACAGGATTGGGAACGGACCAAATGCATCACCGATTTTCAACAATGAAATTGAGCAGGAATTTTTACAGCACTCAGAAGGTTTTAACCAAACACCATCTTACATTGTTGTTAACCCTCGCACCCTGCAAGAGCAAAACCACGAATTTACCGCGCCGAACCAAAGTGGTAATGAAACTTCTTGGGTCAAGGACTTCAGATATAGCTTCcctaaaaatattgaatcACCCGTCGAATATCAATTTACgaatttaaatttaaacAAAGAGCTACAGGAGTCTCGGATAGATTCGCCCTCTGGCTTTTATTCGCACAAAAACTTCAACATTGCTTCCTTTCCTGTGGTCGATCATCAGATATTTAAAACAAGAGGTTTAAAATACCCTATTGACAGTCATATTGATTCTTTAATTAATGCTGAATTTTTGGAGCTGGAAACCAGCAGtttacaagaagaaatctatacagaagaggaaaattcAGGTACGGGAcaggaaaatgaagaagttgtCATAAAAAGTTTGGCTTCTGATATAGTCGAGTTTTGCGGTAATAACAGTGCCGATAAAGATGTAAAAGAAAGACTAAACAGTTCAAAATTCATGGGACTTATGGGCAACATCAGCGATGGTTCTATAGTTTTAAAGAAGGATAAAGGTGGAGCGAGAAACCTTCAAAAGCACATtggtttttgttttcagaATACAGGAAGCTGGGCGGGTCTTGAGTTTCACGATGTCGAAGACAGGATTGCTTAG
- the DNA2 gene encoding bifunctional ATP-dependent DNA helicase/ssDNA endodeoxyribonuclease DNA2 (Tripartite DNA replication factor~similar to YHR164C), whose translation MSGTPQKNKRSASISVSPVKKTEEKELNHNDSKMTLSKQAKRKKKYAFAPINNLNGKNSKISNAGVLKSISVSQVRNTSRTKEINKTVSKSAKPLSNSQVKLKREVSNLSRHHDFAHEEDGPVEEVIWKYSPLQRDMSDKTTSAAEYSDDYGDVQNPSSTPIVPNRLKTVLSFTNIHVPNADTNQFVQENEDGQVRPKLADISPRGSLRNIDDILDDIEGDLTIKPTMTKFSDLPSSPIKAPNVEQQPEVVVEAADNINTTGDSNDGDDSLIDILTQKYVEKRKDEVQMTTESNVNQRKRAQESCKEDEKIEMSKESNDNKNVDNQVKTENAFDKNQEDRIYQRTEENEEKEENPSDEFSDDSLIELLNETQTQAGSNAIEKEIDKVEKMVSNDLKVATDPALSTYALRAKFGAPRDGVVRLVIVSLRNVELPKIGTQKILECIDGKGEQSSVVVRHPWVYLEFEVGDVIHIIEGKNIENKRLLSDDKNPKTQLANDNLLVLNPDVLFSATSVGSSVGCLRRAILQMQFQDPRGEPSLVMTLGNIVHELLQDSIKYKLSHSKISMETIVQKLDFLLETYSFSIIICNEEIQYVKELIMKEHAENILYFVNKFVSKSNYGCYTSISGTRRTQPISISNVIDIEENIWSPIYGLKGFLDATVEANVENNKKHIVPLEVKTGKSRSVSYEVQGLIYTLLLNDRYEIPIDFFLLYFTRDDNMTKFPSVLHSIKHILMSRNRMSMSFKHQLQEVSGQAQSKFELPPLLRDSSCDSCFMKDSCMVLNKLLEDGTSEESGLIEGEFDILTQHLSQNLATYKEFFTKYNDLITKEESSVTCVNKELFLLDGSTRESRSGRCLSNLVVSEVVEHEKNEGTYVYCFSRRKNDSNSQSMLSSQIAANDFVIISDEEGHFCLCQGRVQFINLDKIGISVKRKLLNNRLLDKERGVTTIQSVVDSELDQSNLIATQNSVTYRIDKNDIQQSLSLARFNLLSLFLPAVSPGVDVIDEKSKLCRKTKRSDGGNEILRSLLVDNRAPKFRGVSDDPVIPYKLPEDIKLNLDQKEAIDKVMRAEDYALILGMPGTGKTTVIAEIIKILVSKGKRVLLTSYTHSAVDNILIKLKNTRISIMRLGMKHKVHPDAQKYVPNYASVKNYSDYLIKINSSSVIATTCLGINDILFALNEKDFDYVILDEASQISMPVALGPLRYGYRFIMVGDHYQLPPLVKNGAARLGGLEESLFKTFCEMHPESVVELTFQYRMCGDIVTLSNFLIYDNKLKCGNNEVFVQSLKLPMPEALSQFRDKSVNSKQWLEDILEPTRKVIFLDYDNCPDIMEQSEKDNITNHGEAELTLQCVEGMILSGVPCEDIGVMTLYRAQLRLLKKKFSKDVYEGLEILTADQFQGRDKKCIIISMVRRNSQLNGGALLRELRRVNVAMTRAKSKLIIIGSKSTIGSVPEIKSFVNLLEERNWVYTMCKDALYKYKFPDRSTATDEARKGFEKRTGAKPITSKSKFVSDKPIIKEVLQEYES comes from the coding sequence ATGTCCGGAACGCCAcagaagaacaagaggTCAGCAAGTATATCCGTTTCACCtgtaaagaaaacagaggaaaaagaactaAACCATAatgattcaaaaatgacattGTCCAAGCAAGccaagaggaaaaaaaaatatgcttTCGCCCCTATAAATAACTTAAATGGGAAGAATAGCAAGATATCGAATGCAGGTGTTTTAAAGTCAATATCGGTTTCACAGGTACGAAATACATCAAGAACtaaagaaataaacaaaacagTTAGCAAGAGCGCAAAACCATTGTCCAATTCGCAGGTTAAACTGAAGCGTGAAGTGTCGAATTTGAGCAGACATCATGATTTCGCTCATGAAGAAGACGGTCCCGTGGAAGAAGTAATCTGGAAATATTCGCCTCTACAGCGAGATATGTCTGACAAAACAACAAGTGCTGCCGAATATTCGGATGACTACGGAGATGTCCAGAATCCATCTTCTACGCCTATAGTCCCCAATCGGTTGAAAACTGTTCTCAGTTTTACAAATATCCACGTACCCAATGCTGACACAAATCAATTCGtccaagaaaatgaagatggGCAAGTTCGTCCTAAACTAGCAGACATATCTCCCAGGGGGTCTCTCCGTAATATAGATGATATTCTTGATGATATAGAGGGCGATTTAACCATAAAACCCACAATGACGAAATTCAGCGATTTGCCATCTTCACCCATCAAGGCACCCAATGTTGAACAACAACCAGAGGTTGTTGTAGAAGCAGCagataatataaataccacAGGCGATAGTAACGATGGAGATGACTCATTGATAGATATTTTAACTCAAAAATATGTTGAAAAACGCAAGGATGAGGTTCAAATGACAACTGAAAGCAACGTTAATCAGAGGAAAAGAGCTCAGGAATCCTgcaaagaagatgaaaagatagaaatgagcaaagaaagtaatgataataaaaatgtaGATAATCAAGTCAAAACAGAAAATGCATTCGataaaaatcaagaagacAGAATATACCAAAGAACcgaagaaaatgaagaaaaagaagaaaatccTTCAGACGAATTTTCAGACGATTCACTAATTGAACTACTAAACGAAACTCAAACACAAGCTGGATCCAATgctattgaaaaagaaattgacaaAGTAGAGAAAATGGTCTCTAACGACTTGAAAGTTGCTACTGATCCCGCTTTGTCCACATATGCCCTCAGAGCCAAGTTTGGTGCCCCAAGAGACGGCGTAGTACGATTAGTAATAGTAAGTTTACGTAACGTTGAACTGCCAAAAATTGGAACGCAAAAAATACTAGAGTGTATAGATGGCAAAGGCGAACAAAGCTCTGTTGTCGTCCGACATCCTTGGGTATATTTGGAATTTGAAGTTGGAGATGTAATACATATTATAGAAGGGaagaatattgaaaacaaacGCCTTCTTTCTGATGACAAAAACCCCAAAACTCAACTGGCCAACGACAACCTGCTGGTGTTAAACCCTGATGTATTATTTTCAGCAACATCAGTCGGAAGCTCAGTAGGTTGTTTGAGACGTGCAATTCTGCAAATGCAATTTCAAGACCCCCGCGGAGAACCAAGTCTGGTCATGACTTTAGGCAATATCGTACATGAGTTATTACAAGATTCAATCAAGTACAAGCTCTCACACAGTAAAATTTCTATGGAAACCATTGTGCAAAAGCTGGATTTTTTGTTAGAAACTTATTCATTCTCAATCATCATTTGCAATGAAGAAATCCAGTATGTTAAAGAATTAATTATGAAAGAGCATgctgaaaatattttgtattttgTCAACAAATTCGTTTCGAAAAGCAACTATGGTTGCTACACATCCATCTCAGGAACTAGAAGAACACAGCCAATTTCAATATCCAATGTgattgatattgaagaaaacatttGGTCTCCAATTTATGGTCTTAAAGGGTTCCTAGATGCAACTGTTGAAGCTAAtgttgaaaacaataaaaagcaCATCGTTCCTTTAGAAGTGAAGACTGGGAAATCCAGAAGTGTTTCATACGAGGTTCAAGGCCTAATTTATACTCTTCTACTGAATGATCGTTACGAGATACCGAtagattttttccttctttatTTTACAAGGGATGACAATATGACAAAGTTTCCATCTGTTCTGCATTCCATTAAACATATTCTCATGTCCCGAAATAGAATGAGTATGAGTTTTAAGCATCAGCTCCAAGAGGTTTCTGGACAGGCTcaatcaaaatttgaattaCCACCATTACTGCGTGATTCATCTTGTGATTCATGTTTCATGAAAGATTCATGCATGGTGTTGAACAAATTGCTAGAGGACGGAACATCAGAGGAAAGTGGCCTGATAGAAGGTGAGTTTGACATTTTAACGCAACATTTGTCGCAAAATCTCGCAACCtacaaagaattttttacaaaatataatgaCCTAATAACAAAGGAGGAGTCAAGTGTAACATGCGTCAATAAAGAACTCTTCTTATTGGATGGTTCTACGAGAGAATCCAGAAGTGGAAGGTGCCTTTCTAATTTGGTTGTGTCAGAGGTGGTTGAACatgagaaaaatgaagggACATATGTATATTGCTTCTCAAGACGTAAAAATGATAGCAACTCACAGTCGATGTTATCATCTCAAATTGCCGCCAATGACTTTGTGATTATCAGCGATGAGGAAGGCCATTTTTGCTTATGCCAAGGTCGCGTgcaatttataaatttgGACAAGATTGGTATCTCCGTAAAACGAAAGTTATTGAACAACCGGCTTCTAGATAAGGAAAGAGGAGTTACAACCATCCAAAGTGTAGTTGACTCTGAGCTAGACCAATCCAATCTCATAGCTACTCAAAATTCAGTGACATATAGGATCGACAAAAATGATATCCAACAGAGTTTGTCTTTGGCGCGATTCAATCTCTTGAGTTTGTTCCTACCAGCTGTTTCACCTGGCGTGGATGTTATCGACgaaaaaagcaaattaTGTCGGAAAACAAAGAGATCCGATGGAGGTAATGAAATACTACGATCCCTTTTAGTTGACAATAGAGCACCAAAGTTTAGAGGTGTAAGCGATGACCCCGTAATTCCATACAAGCTTCCAGAGGATATAAAATTGAATCTGGATCAAAAAGAGGCGATAGACAAAGTAATGAGGGCCGAAGATTATGCATTGATATTGGGAATGCCGGGGACTGGTAAGACTACTGTTATAGcagaaattattaaaattCTTGTTTCCAAGGGGAAAAGGGTGCTTTTGACATCATATACACATTCTGCAGTGGATAATATTTTaatcaaattgaagaatACCAGAATTAGCATAATGAGATTGGGCATGAAACATAAGGTTCATCCTGATGCGCAGAAATATGTGCCGAATTATGCGTCAGTCAAAAATTACAGCGATTATTTGATTAAAATAAACAGCTCCTCTGTTATTGCTACGACCTGCTTAGGAATTAACGATATATTATTTGCattaaatgaaaaggattttGACTATGTGATTTTGGATGAAGCAAGTCAAATTTCAATGCCGGTCGCTTTGGGGCCCCTGCGATATGGATATAGGTTTATTATGGTAGGAGATCATTATCAACTACCGCCATTAGTCAAAAACGGTGCAGCTCGATTGGGAGGATTAGAGGAATCATTGTTCAAAACGTTCTGTGAAATGCATCCGGAAAGTGTTGTAGAACTGACTTTTCAGTACCGTATGTGTGGCGATATTGTAACGTTGTCTAACTTCCTaatatatgataataaattaaaaTGCGGGAATAACGAAGTTTTTGTTCAATCTTTAAAATTACCGATGCCTGAGGCCTTGTCACAATTTAGGGATAAGTCGGTTAATTCCAAGCAGTGGCTTGAGGATATCTTAGAGCCGACGAGAAAAGTCATATTTTTAGATTATGATAACTGCCCCGATATTATGGAACAAAGCGAAAAGGACAATATTACGAATCATGGGGAGGCAGAATTGACCCTACAATGTGTGGAAGGGATGATTTTGAGCGGCGTACCGTGTGAAGATATTGGTGTAATGACGTTATATAGAGCGCAGTTAAGAttactgaagaagaaattcagTAAAGATGTATATGAAGGGCTTGAGATCTTGACTGCTGATCAGTTTCAAGGTCGTGACAAGAAGTGCATTATTATTTCCATGGTTAGAAGAAACTCTCAATTAAACGGGGGAGCGTTACTGAGGGAGCTAAGAAGAGTCAATGTTGCCATGACTAGGGCCAAATCTAAGCTGATCATTATAGGTTCAAAAAGTACAATTGGTTCTGTTCCTGAGATAAAATCATTTGTAAATTTGTTAGAAGAGCGTAATTGGGTCTATACAATGTGCAAGGATGCGCTATACAAATACAAATTTCCTGACAGATCAACCGCTACCGATGAAGCGCGCaaaggttttgaaaaaagaacaggTGCCAAACCCATCACATCCAAATCTAAGTTCGTAAGCGATAAACCTATCATAAAGGAAGTTCTACAAGAGTATGAAAGTTGA
- the SOL3 gene encoding 6-phosphogluconolactonase SOL3 (6-phosphogluconolactonase~similar to YHR163W) → MVTVSVFSERASLTHQLGEFIVKKQDEALQKKSDFKVSVSGGSLIDALYEGLVADKSLSPRIQWPKWQIYFSDERIVPLTDADSNYGTFKKTVLDRLPSTNQPNTYPMDESLVGSDDAESKNKIAAEYEQIVPQSFDLVLLGCGPDGHTCSLFPGEKHRYLLNETTKRVAWCHDSPKPPSDRITFTLPVLKDAKALCFVAEGSSKQDIMHEIFDLKNNQLPTVLVNKLFGEKTSWFVNEEAFGKVQTKSF, encoded by the coding sequence ATGGTTACAGTCAGTGTGTTTTCTGAGAGGGCTAGTTTGACCCACCAATTAGGGGAATTCATCGTCAAGAAACAAGATGAAGCGCTGCAAAAGAAATCAGACTTTAAAGTTTCCGTTAGCGGTGGTTCTTTGATCGATGCTCTGTACGAAGGTTTAGTAGCAGACAAGTCATTATCTCCTAGAATTCAATGGCCCAAATGGCAAATCTACTTCTCCGATGAAAGAATTGTGCCATTAACAGATGCCGATAGTAATTATGGCACCTTTAAGAAGACCGTTCTGGATAGATTACCCTCTACTAATCAGCCAAACACTTATCCTATGGACGAATCCTTGGTTGGCAGCGATGACGCTGAAtctaaaaacaaaattgcTGCAGAGTACGAGCAAATCGTACCACAATCTTTCGATTTGGTACTATTGGGCTGTGGTCCTGACGGACACACCTGTTCTTTGTTCCCCGGCGAAAAACATAGGTACTTGCTAAACGAAACAACCAAGAGAGTCGCTTGGTGTCACGATTCTCCCAAACCCCCAAGTGACAGAATTACTTTTACTTTACCTGTGCTTAAAGACGCCAAAGCCCTATGTTTCGTGGCAGAGGGCAGCTCCAAACAAGATATAATGCATGagatttttgatttgaaaaataaccAATTGCCAACTGTATTGGTTAACAAACTATTTGGCGAAAAAACATCTTGGTTTGTTAATGAGGAAgcttttggaaaagttcAAACGAAatctttttaa
- the MPC2 gene encoding mitochondrial pyruvate carrier (subunit of the mitochondrial pyruvate carrier~similar to YHR162W) gives MSTSSVRFAFRRFWQSETGPKTVHFWAPTLKWGLVFAGFSDMKRPVEKISGAQNLSLLSTALIWTRWSFVIKPRNILLASVNSFLCLTAGYQLGRIANYRIRNGDSVSQLCSYILSGADESKKEITTGR, from the coding sequence atgtctACATCATCTGTACGTTTTGCATTCAGGCGGTTCTGGCAAAGTGAAACAGGCCCCAAGACAGTCCATTTCTGGGCCCCTACTTTGAAATGGGGGCTGGTTTTCGCAGGATTTAGCGATATGAAAAGACCagtggaaaaaatttctggtGCTCAAAACTTGTCGCTATTATCTACTGCGTTGATTTGGACTCGTTGGTCCTTTGTCATCAAGCCAAGGAACATCTTGTTGGCTTCCGTCAACTCGTTTCTTTGTCTGACCGCTGGTTATCAATTGGGTAGAATTGCCAACTACAGGATACGGAATGGTGACTCTGTATCGCAATTGTGCAGCTATATTCTCAGCGGCGCCGACGAAagcaaaaaggaaattacCACGGGCAGATAA